A single region of the Demequina sp. genome encodes:
- a CDS encoding endonuclease domain-containing protein gives MPRIARTLDLLADLEREEAPQRQGHLSRKHGRAALNEARRDGAVHALLPRIFAHHRTAEAFTTRAHAAMEWLPSTVALTGLAACAVHGLLEDEPQHLRAAAPSPLHVRSPRWLTLRRCTRAATTTEIDGIRVATVSHAIIHAWEEDPTGGAREAIFAALREGKTTVAKIRDALSYYPRVKGRRRFLAFLAHLHNGMHSWLEYVGARTVLNTPDLACFKYQRRFVLEGHVFFADRYDPDSQTLVEFDSARFHGTPEQRAYDAWRDELFRRAGYDTVRLPYPDVVHSPRACRAKVRAKVAERLAGAPPPSAS, from the coding sequence ATGCCTCGGATCGCCAGAACCCTTGACCTCCTCGCGGACCTCGAGCGCGAGGAGGCTCCCCAACGGCAGGGTCACCTGTCACGGAAGCATGGACGTGCCGCGCTGAACGAGGCTCGGCGCGACGGGGCGGTCCACGCACTCCTGCCGCGCATCTTCGCGCACCACCGGACCGCCGAGGCGTTCACTACCAGGGCACATGCGGCAATGGAGTGGCTGCCAAGTACCGTCGCGCTGACGGGGCTGGCCGCATGCGCCGTGCACGGACTGCTGGAAGACGAGCCCCAGCATCTCCGCGCTGCCGCGCCCTCGCCGCTGCATGTGAGATCCCCACGGTGGCTCACGCTGCGGCGCTGCACCCGGGCAGCAACCACCACAGAGATTGACGGCATCCGAGTCGCCACCGTGTCGCACGCAATCATCCACGCATGGGAAGAAGACCCGACCGGAGGCGCCCGCGAGGCCATCTTCGCCGCGCTGAGAGAGGGCAAGACCACCGTGGCAAAGATCCGCGACGCACTCTCCTACTACCCCCGAGTCAAAGGTCGGCGACGATTCCTCGCATTCCTCGCCCACCTTCACAACGGCATGCACAGCTGGCTCGAGTACGTCGGCGCGCGCACGGTGCTCAACACCCCGGACCTCGCATGCTTCAAGTACCAGCGCCGATTCGTGCTCGAGGGCCACGTGTTCTTCGCCGACAGGTACGACCCGGACTCCCAGACGCTCGTGGAGTTCGACTCAGCGAGATTCCACGGCACACCAGAGCAGAGGGCCTACGACGCGTGGCGGGACGAGCTCTTCCGGCGGGCAGGGTACGACACCGTTCGGCTGCCCTACCCCGACGTGGTCCACTCGCCGAGGGCTTGCCGCGCGAAGGTGAGAGCGAAGGTCGCCGAACGGCTCGCTGGCGCACCACCGCCGAGCGCGTCCTAG
- a CDS encoding site-specific integrase translates to MAGKAGRRDWGFVRKLPSGRIQASYQGPDGARHTAPNTFGARIDADAWLVGVRKQIDKGEWKPATGRADDEIRFGAYADAWLAGRDLKPRTRAHYRSLLDARLLPTFGHQRLADISPAAVRLWHSSQDATTPTMRAHAYALLRTIFTMAVADEVVPSNPCRVAGAGTTKRAKTIRPATLAELETITAAMPERLQAMVLIAAWGALRFGELAELRRGDIDVKRGLIRIRRGVVRVNGEVLVGTPKTTAGQRDVNIPPHLMPMLEEHLRLYVAPGKDALLFPATDGRNYSPSALDWHFRRARAAAGRPDLRFHDLRHTGAVLAASTGATLAELMARLGHTSPAAALRYQHAAADRDRAIAEALSSLVTGRN, encoded by the coding sequence ATGGCAGGCAAGGCGGGGCGACGCGACTGGGGATTCGTTCGCAAGCTCCCAAGCGGGCGCATCCAAGCCTCGTACCAAGGCCCAGACGGCGCCCGACACACCGCGCCCAACACCTTTGGCGCGAGGATCGACGCCGACGCGTGGCTAGTGGGCGTCCGCAAGCAGATCGACAAGGGGGAGTGGAAGCCCGCCACGGGCCGCGCTGATGACGAGATTCGCTTCGGTGCGTACGCCGACGCGTGGCTTGCCGGGCGTGACCTCAAGCCCCGGACGCGGGCGCACTATCGCTCGTTGCTCGACGCGCGACTGTTGCCGACGTTCGGACACCAACGCCTCGCAGACATCAGCCCCGCCGCTGTGCGCCTCTGGCACTCGTCGCAGGACGCGACGACACCAACGATGCGCGCGCATGCCTATGCGTTACTGCGGACCATCTTCACGATGGCCGTTGCCGACGAGGTTGTGCCCTCGAATCCCTGTCGCGTCGCAGGTGCTGGGACAACCAAGCGGGCAAAGACAATCCGCCCCGCGACCCTCGCGGAACTTGAGACGATCACGGCGGCGATGCCCGAGCGCTTGCAAGCAATGGTGCTGATCGCCGCCTGGGGCGCGCTGCGGTTTGGCGAGCTTGCAGAATTGCGGCGCGGGGACATCGACGTGAAGCGCGGATTGATTCGCATCCGCAGGGGAGTTGTGCGCGTCAACGGCGAGGTATTGGTCGGCACTCCCAAGACGACCGCGGGGCAGCGCGACGTGAACATTCCTCCGCACCTGATGCCCATGCTCGAAGAGCACCTGCGCCTTTACGTGGCGCCCGGAAAGGACGCACTACTGTTCCCTGCCACCGATGGTCGCAACTACTCGCCGAGCGCGCTCGACTGGCACTTCCGCAGGGCACGCGCGGCAGCAGGCCGGCCCGACCTTCGCTTCCACGACTTGCGGCACACGGGCGCAGTGCTCGCGGCCTCGACGGGCGCGACTCTTGCAGAACTCATGGCCCGCCTTGGGCACACGTCACCAGCGGCGGCGTTGCGGTATCAGCACGCTGCGGCAGATCGCGACCGGGCGATCGCTGAGGCTCTCTCAAGCCTCGTCACAGGACGCAACTAG
- a CDS encoding glycine--tRNA ligase yields the protein MAAPSRLDNVISLAKRRGFVFPSGEIYGGTRSAWDYGPLGVELKENIKRQWWRAMVTSRDDIVGLDSAVILPRQVWVASGHVGVFTDPLTECLSCHKRFREDQMLEEFEERKGRAPQGGLAEIACPNCGTRGQWTEPRDFNMMLKTYLGPVEDESGLHYLRPETAQGIFVNFANVVATSRVKPPFGIGQIGKSFRNEITPGNFIFRTREFEQMEMEFFVVPGTDEEWHQYWIDTRTDWYTGLGISRENLRHFEHPKEKLSHYSKRTVDIEYRFGFQGSEWGELEGIANRTDFDLSTHAEHSGKDLQYRDPVTNEKFTPYVIEPAAGLTRSLMAFLVESYDEDEAPNTSGGVDTRTVLRLDPRLAPVKAAVLPLSKSDALLPTAENLAKELRGFWNVDYDVTQAIGKRYRRQDEIGTPFCITVDFETVDDLAVTIRDRDTMAQERVALSQVRDYLATRLIGA from the coding sequence GTGGCAGCACCGTCCCGCCTCGACAACGTCATCTCGCTCGCGAAGCGCCGCGGCTTCGTGTTCCCCAGCGGCGAGATCTACGGCGGAACACGTTCGGCATGGGACTACGGGCCACTCGGCGTGGAACTCAAGGAGAACATCAAGCGTCAGTGGTGGCGCGCGATGGTCACGAGCCGCGACGACATCGTCGGCCTCGACTCCGCCGTCATTCTTCCGCGTCAGGTGTGGGTGGCGTCGGGTCACGTTGGTGTGTTCACGGACCCCCTCACCGAGTGCCTCAGCTGCCACAAGCGCTTCCGCGAGGACCAGATGCTCGAGGAGTTCGAGGAGCGCAAGGGCCGCGCGCCCCAGGGTGGGCTCGCCGAGATCGCGTGCCCCAACTGCGGCACCCGCGGCCAGTGGACGGAGCCGCGCGACTTCAACATGATGCTCAAGACCTACCTCGGGCCCGTTGAGGACGAGTCCGGGTTGCACTATCTGCGTCCGGAGACCGCGCAGGGCATCTTCGTGAACTTCGCCAATGTGGTCGCGACCTCCCGCGTGAAGCCGCCGTTCGGCATCGGGCAGATCGGCAAGAGCTTCCGCAACGAGATCACGCCTGGAAACTTCATCTTCCGCACCCGCGAGTTCGAGCAGATGGAGATGGAGTTCTTCGTTGTGCCTGGTACGGACGAGGAGTGGCACCAGTACTGGATCGACACGCGCACCGACTGGTACACGGGCCTCGGCATCAGCCGCGAGAACCTGCGCCACTTCGAGCACCCCAAGGAGAAGCTCTCGCACTACTCCAAGCGGACCGTGGACATCGAGTACCGCTTTGGCTTCCAGGGCAGCGAGTGGGGCGAGCTCGAGGGCATCGCCAACCGCACGGACTTTGACCTCTCCACCCACGCCGAGCACTCTGGCAAGGACCTCCAGTACCGCGACCCCGTCACGAACGAGAAGTTCACGCCGTACGTGATCGAGCCCGCCGCCGGCCTCACGCGCTCGCTCATGGCGTTCCTCGTGGAGTCGTACGACGAGGACGAGGCGCCCAACACGAGCGGCGGCGTCGACACCCGCACGGTGCTGCGCCTGGACCCGCGCCTCGCGCCCGTCAAGGCCGCGGTGCTCCCGCTTTCGAAGTCCGACGCTCTGCTCCCGACCGCGGAGAACCTCGCCAAGGAGCTTCGCGGGTTCTGGAACGTTGACTATGACGTGACGCAGGCGATCGGCAAGCGATACCGCCGCCAGGACGAGATCGGCACGCCGTTCTGCATCACCGTCGACTTCGAGACCGTGGACGACCTTGCCGTAACCATCCGCGACCGCGACACCATGGCGCAAGAGCGGGTTGCGCTCTCGCAAGTGCGCGACTACCTGGCGACGCGCCTCATCGGCGCGTAA
- the dusB gene encoding tRNA dihydrouridine synthase DusB translates to MTATATTASALLPPLQIGPLTVRTPVVLAPMAGITNAAFRRLCREHGGGLYVAEMVTSRALVERTPESLRIIAHDPDETPRSVQVYGVDPATIGAAVRMIASEDRADHIDMNFGCPVPKVTRKGGGAVLPWKRDLFRDIVRAAVREAEPFGIPVTVKMRKGIDDEHLTYLDAGLMAEREGAAAVALHARTAADYYSGNADWEAIARLKDAVRSIPVLGNGDIWAAEDAVAMVERTGCDGVVVGRGCMGRPWLFADLQAAFEGRPERARPTLAFVADAVYRHGELMVRHFGGDEFKAMQEIRKHMAWYFKGYPVGGEARRSLGLVTSLAELRGLLDALGDAPYPGVDAEGARGRQGTPKRPSCPEGWLDTRDITPDLELRLREAELSVSGG, encoded by the coding sequence ATGACAGCGACCGCAACCACAGCGTCGGCCCTTCTGCCGCCCCTGCAGATAGGGCCGCTGACGGTGCGGACTCCCGTGGTGCTTGCGCCCATGGCGGGCATCACGAATGCGGCGTTCCGGAGGCTGTGCCGCGAGCACGGCGGCGGGCTGTACGTGGCGGAGATGGTGACCTCGCGCGCTCTGGTGGAGCGCACGCCGGAGAGCCTGCGCATCATCGCCCACGATCCAGACGAGACGCCGCGTAGCGTGCAGGTCTACGGAGTGGATCCGGCCACGATCGGCGCCGCCGTGCGCATGATCGCGAGCGAGGACCGCGCGGACCACATCGACATGAACTTCGGCTGCCCCGTGCCCAAGGTCACGCGAAAGGGCGGCGGCGCGGTGCTGCCGTGGAAGCGCGACCTGTTCCGCGACATCGTGCGCGCCGCGGTGCGCGAGGCCGAGCCGTTCGGCATCCCCGTGACCGTCAAGATGCGCAAGGGCATCGACGACGAGCACCTCACCTATCTCGACGCCGGGCTGATGGCGGAGCGCGAGGGCGCCGCGGCGGTCGCCCTCCACGCCCGCACGGCCGCCGACTACTACTCGGGGAACGCAGACTGGGAGGCGATCGCGCGCCTCAAGGACGCCGTGCGGAGTATTCCGGTTCTCGGCAACGGCGACATCTGGGCCGCCGAGGATGCCGTGGCCATGGTGGAGCGCACCGGCTGCGATGGCGTGGTTGTGGGACGCGGCTGCATGGGTCGCCCGTGGCTCTTCGCGGATCTGCAGGCGGCTTTCGAGGGACGGCCGGAGCGGGCGCGGCCAACCCTGGCGTTCGTCGCGGACGCCGTCTACCGCCATGGCGAGCTCATGGTGCGCCACTTTGGCGGGGACGAGTTCAAGGCAATGCAAGAGATTCGCAAGCATATGGCCTGGTATTTCAAGGGTTATCCGGTTGGCGGAGAGGCCCGACGCTCGCTCGGCTTGGTCACGTCTCTCGCCGAGCTGCGGGGCTTGCTCGACGCCCTCGGGGACGCTCCCTATCCCGGGGTTGACGCCGAAGGTGCGCGCGGCCGTCAGGGAACTCCGAAGCGCCCTTCGTGCCCCGAGGGGTGGCTCGACACGCGCGACATCACCCCGGACCTTGAATTGAGGCTGCGCGAGGCGGAGCTGAGCGTCTCCGGAGGCTAG
- the dnaG gene encoding DNA primase produces the protein MPGTINREDIAAVRERAPIEEIIGQHVALKSAGVGALKGLCPFHDERSPSFTVRPAVGRWHCFGCGEGGDVIEFVMRMDGLPFTEAVEYLAERAGVTLRYESGGARSGPTPGQRKRLIDAHRVAQSFYAEQLASDEARTGRDFLRERGFDRAAAEQFGVGYAPKGWSSLTDHLRKSGFTEDELKASGLVSEGQRGVYDRFRGRLVWPIREVTGDVIGFGARRLYDDDQGPKYLNTPETQLYKKAQVLYGLDLAKGAIRSERTTVVVEGYTDVMACHLAGVTNAVATCGTAFGEDHVKMVRRLMGDTTQLKVGATGARVIFTFDGDEAGQNAALKSFNLDGQFLAQTFVAVDPNGEDPCEIRQRHGDAAVVALMANPVPLFEFVIRASLASHNLATPEGRVAALRGSAPVVAGIRDAAIRPEYARKLAGWLGMEPEQVAAAVASAHAGPKSRPDAGAAPAPEASGASARPNPKDPVTRAQALALGVLLQAAPQVVDDPSALALYGAISPEAFTVPQYRAVFEAVRAAGRPAAGTADWVGDVSREAGEALAGVVSQLAVTPLPTDRADGDYARSVLSRMLDLDLTRQIAELRGAMQRAGEGSDEAATAFVGLIALETRRRALREE, from the coding sequence GTGCCAGGGACCATCAACCGTGAGGACATCGCGGCGGTTCGCGAGCGCGCTCCCATCGAGGAAATCATCGGCCAGCACGTGGCGCTGAAGTCCGCGGGCGTAGGCGCGCTCAAGGGGCTGTGCCCCTTCCACGACGAGCGGTCGCCCTCGTTCACCGTGCGGCCCGCGGTTGGGCGGTGGCACTGCTTCGGTTGCGGCGAGGGCGGGGACGTCATCGAGTTCGTGATGCGCATGGACGGCCTGCCGTTCACGGAGGCCGTCGAATACCTGGCAGAACGCGCTGGGGTCACGCTGCGGTATGAGTCCGGGGGAGCGCGCTCCGGCCCGACGCCGGGGCAGCGCAAGCGCCTCATCGACGCTCATCGCGTGGCCCAGTCCTTTTACGCCGAGCAGTTGGCCTCGGACGAGGCGCGCACCGGTCGCGACTTCCTGCGGGAGCGCGGATTTGACCGCGCGGCGGCGGAGCAGTTTGGCGTCGGATACGCACCCAAGGGCTGGTCCTCGCTCACCGACCACCTGCGAAAGTCGGGCTTCACGGAGGACGAACTCAAAGCGTCGGGCCTGGTAAGCGAGGGTCAGCGGGGCGTGTATGACCGATTCCGCGGGCGGCTCGTGTGGCCCATCCGGGAGGTCACCGGGGACGTGATCGGCTTTGGCGCGCGCCGCCTCTATGACGACGACCAAGGCCCCAAGTACCTCAACACTCCCGAGACGCAGCTCTACAAGAAGGCGCAGGTGCTCTACGGACTGGACCTCGCGAAGGGCGCGATCCGCAGCGAGCGCACCACCGTGGTGGTCGAGGGCTACACGGACGTAATGGCGTGCCACCTCGCGGGCGTGACCAACGCGGTCGCGACGTGCGGCACCGCGTTCGGCGAGGACCACGTGAAGATGGTGCGCCGCCTCATGGGCGACACCACTCAGCTCAAGGTGGGCGCTACGGGCGCGCGCGTGATCTTCACGTTCGACGGCGACGAGGCCGGCCAGAACGCCGCGCTCAAGTCCTTCAACCTGGACGGTCAGTTCCTCGCGCAGACGTTCGTGGCCGTGGACCCCAACGGCGAGGACCCGTGCGAGATCCGCCAGCGACATGGGGACGCGGCCGTGGTCGCTCTCATGGCCAATCCGGTGCCGCTGTTCGAGTTCGTCATCCGCGCGTCCCTCGCCTCCCACAATCTCGCGACCCCAGAGGGTCGCGTGGCTGCGCTGCGCGGCTCCGCGCCGGTGGTGGCGGGAATCCGCGATGCCGCGATTCGCCCGGAGTACGCGCGCAAGCTCGCGGGCTGGCTGGGGATGGAGCCGGAACAGGTGGCTGCTGCGGTGGCCTCCGCTCACGCCGGGCCCAAGAGCCGGCCCGACGCTGGGGCGGCTCCCGCGCCAGAGGCGAGTGGGGCGTCGGCCAGGCCCAATCCCAAGGATCCGGTGACGCGCGCGCAGGCGCTCGCGCTCGGAGTGCTGCTGCAGGCGGCGCCCCAGGTGGTCGACGACCCCTCCGCGCTCGCGCTGTACGGCGCGATCTCGCCGGAGGCGTTCACCGTGCCGCAGTACCGTGCGGTGTTCGAGGCGGTCCGCGCGGCGGGGAGGCCGGCCGCGGGCACCGCTGACTGGGTGGGCGACGTGAGCCGGGAGGCGGGCGAGGCGCTCGCGGGCGTCGTGTCGCAGCTCGCGGTTACGCCCTTGCCAACGGATCGCGCGGACGGGGACTATGCGAGGTCGGTGCTTTCGCGCATGCTTGACCTTGATTTGACGCGGCAGATCGCGGAGCTGCGCGGGGCCATGCAGCGTGCGGGGGAGGGCAGCGACGAGGCCGCCACGGCCTTCGTGGGACTCATCGCGCTCGAGACGCGTCGACGCGCGCTGCGGGAGGAGTGA
- a CDS encoding zinc ABC transporter substrate-binding protein, with protein MKLLAIVSGAAGLLLVTGCAGDPSGNPDAQLTVAASFYPLEYVAEHVGGDLVDVIALAPPGVEPHDLELSPSTVRQLSDADLVLYLKGLAPAVDDAVATTGAKSFDAGSAVTLRPAVAGAEEEGEEPLAFDPHFWLDPSLLAQYATAVGDEFAQLDPANADTYTANADSLVDTLSGIDDDFKQGLAQCQRTDIVTAHQAFAYLADRYNLTQIGIAGIDPEAEPSPARLLEIRKVVEDTGTTTIFTESLINTAVADAIAKDTGATTAVLDPIESVLNDDDYATVMARNLETLRTALGCS; from the coding sequence GTGAAGCTCCTCGCAATCGTCTCCGGCGCGGCCGGTCTCCTTCTCGTCACCGGCTGCGCCGGGGATCCCTCCGGAAACCCCGATGCCCAACTGACTGTCGCCGCGTCGTTCTACCCGCTCGAGTACGTCGCCGAACACGTCGGCGGCGACCTCGTCGACGTAATCGCGCTCGCGCCCCCAGGCGTCGAACCCCATGACCTCGAGCTCTCCCCGAGCACCGTGCGCCAACTCTCCGACGCGGACCTGGTGCTCTACCTCAAGGGACTCGCGCCCGCAGTCGACGACGCGGTCGCGACCACCGGCGCAAAGAGCTTCGACGCGGGATCCGCAGTGACCCTGCGCCCCGCGGTCGCGGGTGCCGAGGAGGAGGGCGAGGAGCCGCTCGCCTTCGACCCCCACTTCTGGCTGGACCCTAGCCTGCTCGCGCAGTACGCCACAGCGGTCGGCGATGAGTTCGCACAGCTTGACCCCGCCAACGCGGACACCTACACGGCAAACGCGGACTCCCTGGTAGACACCCTTTCCGGCATCGACGACGACTTCAAGCAGGGCCTCGCCCAGTGCCAGCGCACGGACATCGTCACCGCCCACCAGGCATTCGCGTACCTCGCGGATCGCTACAACCTCACCCAGATCGGCATCGCCGGCATCGACCCCGAGGCGGAGCCGTCCCCGGCCCGCCTGCTGGAGATCCGCAAGGTCGTGGAGGACACGGGCACCACGACGATCTTCACCGAGTCGCTCATCAACACCGCCGTCGCGGACGCGATCGCGAAGGACACCGGCGCCACCACTGCCGTGCTCGATCCGATCGAGTCGGTGCTCAACGACGACGACTACGCTACGGTCATGGCCCGTAACCTCGAGACGCTACGGACCGCACTTGGCTGCTCCTAG
- a CDS encoding dihydrofolate reductase family protein, with protein MGRVVGYLAMSLDGFIAGPEDELAWLETPRESGIPMAVDEWAATRPGGLEFDDFLAGVGCIVMGRRTYDVVAGFDGPWPYGDVPLLVATSRPLTAERTTVEAVRGEPEAIIARARELAGERDIYADGGATIRSLLDAGLLDHLVLTIQPTALGAGIPLFAGLRDPAEFAVEKVERWGPGFVQVHLSTRAA; from the coding sequence ATGGGACGCGTCGTTGGATACCTCGCCATGTCACTCGACGGCTTCATCGCCGGGCCCGAGGACGAGCTCGCGTGGCTCGAGACGCCGCGCGAGTCGGGGATACCTATGGCCGTTGACGAGTGGGCGGCCACCCGCCCGGGCGGCCTCGAGTTCGACGACTTCCTCGCGGGAGTCGGCTGCATCGTCATGGGCAGGCGAACGTACGACGTCGTGGCCGGGTTCGATGGACCCTGGCCGTATGGCGACGTGCCGCTTCTGGTCGCGACCTCGCGACCGCTCACCGCGGAACGCACCACGGTCGAGGCCGTGCGCGGCGAGCCGGAGGCGATCATCGCCCGGGCGCGAGAACTGGCCGGGGAGCGAGACATCTACGCAGACGGCGGAGCGACCATCCGTTCCCTGCTCGATGCGGGCCTCCTCGACCATCTGGTTCTCACCATCCAGCCAACGGCCCTCGGCGCCGGCATCCCCCTGTTCGCGGGGTTGCGCGATCCAGCGGAGTTCGCGGTGGAGAAGGTGGAGCGCTGGGGTCCGGGCTTCGTCCAGGTGCACCTCAGCACCCGCGCCGCCTAG
- a CDS encoding VOC family protein, with protein sequence MPGGHKQRVTLVTLGVTDLGRAREFYEAWGWVPEFSNDGVVFFQGNGLVIALFGLSELAADQGRPGEVLGFGAMTLAQNYGTVAEVDERFRAALAAGATMLKRPEETNWGGYSGYVADPDGHVWELAMNPFWTLDEWGSTDLRDPAA encoded by the coding sequence ATGCCGGGCGGACACAAGCAGCGCGTGACCCTGGTCACGCTCGGGGTGACGGATCTGGGCCGTGCGCGGGAGTTCTACGAGGCCTGGGGGTGGGTGCCGGAGTTCTCCAATGACGGCGTGGTCTTCTTTCAGGGCAACGGGCTGGTCATCGCCCTCTTTGGGCTATCCGAACTTGCGGCCGACCAGGGCAGGCCCGGGGAGGTGCTCGGGTTCGGCGCGATGACCCTGGCCCAGAACTACGGCACAGTGGCCGAGGTCGACGAGCGGTTCCGTGCGGCGCTCGCCGCGGGCGCCACGATGCTCAAGCGGCCGGAGGAGACCAACTGGGGCGGCTACAGCGGATACGTCGCGGATCCCGATGGGCACGTGTGGGAGCTCGCGATGAACCCGTTCTGGACCCTCGACGAGTGGGGGTCAACGGACCTGCGGGACCCCGCGGCCTAG
- a CDS encoding helix-turn-helix domain-containing protein, which produces MTLAPVLPRMLSLQQAAEYLGVDERSVRRYISTGAIRARRLPNGRLIRIALADLDAALKPIPVGGDQDDD; this is translated from the coding sequence ATGACCCTCGCACCTGTATTGCCGCGGATGCTCTCTCTACAGCAGGCCGCCGAGTACCTAGGCGTTGACGAGAGATCGGTACGCCGCTACATCTCCACCGGAGCAATCCGTGCCCGCCGGCTCCCCAACGGGCGGCTCATCAGGATCGCTCTGGCGGACCTTGACGCGGCCCTCAAGCCCATCCCCGTTGGCGGTGATCAGGATGACGACTAG
- a CDS encoding ATP-binding cassette domain-containing protein, producing MAAPSDPGASTPRALLSASGVRVALGGNEILHGVDLAVREREAVAVMGANGSGKSTLIRALVGVLPLTAGTVSYDDRPMTPAARAHVGYVPQRISAAGGVAATSLEVVTAGLLRHGRLRPPRDARRRATAALEQLGVADLAFRDVGSLSGGQQQRVLIARAMVREPRLLVLDEPMTGVDLQSQVALVHTLDHLKADGAAIIVVLHEIGPLASLIDTAVVLDHGTVSYRGAPPQDLGVHALPGHEHTHAHEDPRPPASGPMLEVGT from the coding sequence TTGGCTGCTCCTAGCGACCCGGGCGCATCAACCCCACGCGCGCTGCTCTCCGCGAGCGGCGTCCGCGTAGCGCTGGGCGGAAACGAGATTCTGCATGGCGTAGACCTCGCCGTCCGCGAGCGCGAAGCCGTGGCGGTCATGGGCGCCAACGGCTCGGGCAAGTCCACGCTGATCCGCGCGCTCGTCGGCGTGCTGCCGCTCACGGCCGGCACCGTCTCCTACGACGACCGGCCCATGACCCCCGCGGCGCGCGCCCACGTCGGCTACGTGCCGCAGCGCATCTCCGCCGCCGGGGGCGTCGCGGCGACGTCTCTCGAGGTTGTCACGGCCGGTCTGCTTCGTCACGGCCGCCTGCGCCCGCCTCGGGATGCCCGACGCCGTGCCACGGCCGCGCTCGAACAGCTGGGGGTGGCGGACCTCGCCTTTCGGGACGTCGGATCGCTCTCCGGCGGCCAGCAGCAGCGCGTGCTGATAGCACGCGCGATGGTGCGCGAGCCACGCCTCCTCGTGCTCGACGAGCCCATGACGGGCGTGGACCTGCAGTCGCAGGTCGCGCTCGTCCACACGCTCGACCATCTGAAGGCGGACGGCGCCGCAATCATCGTGGTGCTCCACGAGATCGGGCCGCTCGCGAGCCTCATCGACACGGCCGTCGTGCTTGATCACGGCACGGTCTCGTATCGGGGCGCGCCCCCACAGGATCTGGGAGTCCACGCCCTACCCGGCCACGAGCACACGCACGCGCACGAGGATCCCCGGCCCCCAGCGTCGGGCCCCATGCTGGAGGTGGGAACGTGA